Sequence from the Candidatus Hepatoplasma crinochetorum Av genome:
TCTTGAAAATATTAATGAGGATTTTTATAAAATTTTAAAACCTGATTGATTTAAATATTATAAAGAACATAATATTTGAGAGATACTTAATTTTAAAAATAAATTAAGTGAAGATAAACTTAAAAAATATAAAATCAAGGATAATCTTTTAAATTAAAGATTATAATATTGTTAAATTAAATTTGCGATGGAAACTGAATTTTGAATACTAGCTGTATTAATCATTATTTTTACAACTATCCCCTGATTAATTTTTTATTTTCAAAACTCTTCTTTTTTGAAAAGAAAAATTAAACATCAAACAAATGAAGAAGAAAAGATTAATGTAATACAATCAATTGATCTTGCTGTAGAATCATTAATTGCTGATAAAAAGGGTGCTACGATAGTTCTTGATGATTATGATGATGTTGAAAAATATGTTGCTGATTTTGAGTATCTTGATGCCTATGTATCCTCATCACTTATTATCAACATTTTTGAAGGAACACACACACCTTTACATGATGGTGCTTTAATAATAAATAATAACCGAATAAAAAGTGCAGCTGCCTATATTTCGCGATTATCAAGTCAGAAATTACCTAAAAAGTTTGGTACAAGACATCGTTCAGCTTTAGGTTTAAGTGAAGCAACAAATGCAATAATTATTGTTTTATCAGAAGAAACGCAAAATATTCATTTTTTTTATCATGGTGATTATGAAAAAATTGAAAGAAAAGAATTTTTTGAAAAGATTTATAAAATTTGAATAGAACAGAAAGAAGTTTAAAATGACAGCACATAATGAAGCTAAAAAGGAAGATATTGCAAAAATTGTTTTGATGGCAGGAGATCCATTGAGAGCTAGTTTTTTTGCAAAAAAATATTTAAAAAATTATAAATTAGTTAATTCATTAAGAGGAATGCTTACTTTTACAGGATATATAAATGATCTAAAAGTTACAGTAATGGGTCATGGAATGGGAATGGAATCAATTGGTATTTACGCTTATGAACTTTATAAATTTTATGATGTAGATATTATTATTAGATTTGGTTCATGTGGTGGTTATATTAAAGAATTAAATTTATTTGATTTAATTATTGCGGAAAAAGCTTATAGTGAATCAAATTATGGATTAGGATTTAATAATGAAATTAATGATACAATGGAAGCTTCACGTGATCTTGTTGAAAAAGCAATTTTAGCTAGTCAAAAATTAAAATTTATGCAAAAAACAAAAATTGGTAAAATTCATTCTTCATTATGATTTTATACAGAAGGTTTTAAAACACAAATTAAAGATTATGTAGATAAAAAGATAATAGCAGTTGAAATGGAATCCTATGCTCTTTATTTAATTGCAAAAACCCTTAATAAAAAAGCTCTTACTATTCTTACTGTTTCGGATAATTTAATTACAAAAAAAGAAATAAAGGGAATTGAAAGACAAAAAGGATTTATAGATATGTTTGAACTTTTAAAAGAAATAGTAACTAATTTAAATTAGATTTTATATTATGGAAAATAAGAATAAATTAATTTTAAAAGCAATTGAAAAATATTATAAAGAAGGTGATTTTAAAAAAATAAATCATCTCGTTTCTGATATTCATCCTAATTTATTTTATGATTATTTTATTAAACATACAAATTGAAAAGAAGAAGATTATATTATTTTTTTAGAAAATTTAAAAGCAGAGTATGCTTCAAAATTATTTTCTAATTTTTCAAAAAATTATCAATTGAATTTAATTGATGTTCTTTCGGACGATACACTTAAAAAGATTTTTTCAGAATATTATATAGATGAGGCTGTTGATTTATTGGAAGAATATCCCTATGAAAAAACAAGATATATCATTAATCTTTTAGAAGAAAAAGAAGCAAAAAAAATTATTGATATTTTTAAATATAAAAAATATCAAATTGGTTTTCATATGGTTGTTGATTTTGTTGCAATTAAACAAAATCTTACAATTAAAGAAGCAAAAAATGATATTAAAAACAAAGTAAAAAAATCATTAGAAATTATTGGTAATATTTTTGTATTAGATGAGGAAGAAAAACTTGTTGGTTACATTACTCCTGATAGTATTATTGTAGAAGCAAATGATAAAAAAGTAAGTGATTTTTTAATGCCAATTGATTTTATTTATCCTATTGATAAAATTAATAAAGCAGAAAAAATTCTTGCAAAATTTGATGTTCCTTCTGTTCCTGTTGTTGATCAAGAACAAAAAATTGTTGGAGTAATTGAAGCTGAAGATGTAATTGAAATGTATGATGAAATTGATGATGCTTTTTTTGAAGTTCCAAAAGAGAAATATGGATCAAAAGCTTATTTTGATTTAAAAATAATTGATCTTTTCAAATCAAGAATTGTCTGACTTTTAGTATTACTTTTTATTGGAATTCTCTCGCAAGTTATTGTAATGGAATTTCAGAATATTTGAGAAGCAAATGGAATTTATGGATCAACAAGCAGTGATGCAACAGCTGTAATTATTAGTCAAATTGTTACACTTGCTTTATTTACAGCTCTATCTGCTTCTTCTTCTATTAATGATTCGGCTGGAAATAGTGGTTCACAAACTTCTTCTACAATTATAAGATCAATTGCAATTGGTGAAATTGAAGAAAAGGATTTTGGAAGAGCAATTTGAAAAGAAACAAAAGTGGCTTTTTATCTTGGATTAGCAATGTTAGTTGCTTCTTTTTTTCGAATATTTTTTGTTTGATGAATAGTTGGATCTTTAAGAGATATTCCATCTGAAGCAACTGAACTTGGATGAAGTGAGGGAAAAGTTTGATCATGATATATAATAATTGCTTTAATTGCTTCAGTTACTTTTTTTCTTGCAATTTTAATTGGAAATTTAATTGGAGTCTTACTTCCAATAATTGCTTATAAATTTAATTCTGATGGAACTTTAATTTCAGGTCCATTACAAACAACAGTTGTTGATATTGTTGTTGTTACCTTATATTTAGGATTAACTACGGCAATTTTTGTTCCGCTTTCACAAAGTGGATATTTTGATGTTGATACTACAACAAACGTAGTTTCAAATTTTAGTTCAATCAGCAATTTCGGACAATTTATTAGTTTTCAAATTTAAAATATTATTATATTAATTATTTTAAAAATAAATATCTAAATTTATTAATATTTTATTTATGATAAATTTAAAAGATTAATAATTGTTATAATTATTAAGAACATTATTAATTGGAGTAGTACTCAAGTTTGGTTAAGAGGCCTCTCTGCTAAAGAGGTAGTTGGGGAAACCCATTCGCAGGTTCAAATCCTGTCTACTCCACCATTTTTTATTATTGTTATATTTTTAAAAAGATGAAGCAGAAAATTAATTATTATAAGTTTTTAACTTATTTTCACTATTTAATCTCATTATTACTTTTAGTTTTGCTAATTGTTTCGTTTATTTTTTGAGTTTATATTGGGGCAATATTAATTTTAATTTATTATCTTTTTAATTTATATTATTTTATTTTTGATATTTCTTTTAGTGATTTGAATTACCAAGATAAAAGAATTTGATTTATTATTTTGCTTTTTTTACCCGGAACAGGAAGTTATTTATTTTTAATTTTTAAAAAAAATTCAGATAAAAAATTTATTGAAAAACAAAATATATCGATAATAAAAAATGGTTGATCAGAAAATGATGATTTCTTTTTTAAAAAAGATAATTTAAATTTAGTAAAACAAAAAATATTTAATAGCAAAATTGAAAATTTTATACTAGAAAAAGATTTATTTTTTATAAATGATAAAAGCAAAGAAATCGATTTTTTTATAAGTGAAATTAAAAAAGCAAAAAAAGAAATTTGTTTATTTTTATCATCTTTAGATTATGGAATAGTTTGAAAAAAAATTGAAGAGGAATTATTTTTAAAATTAGAGAAAAATGAAAATTTTCAAATTATTTTTTTACTTGATTATTTTGCAATAAATTCAAATAATAAAAAAATAATAGAGAAATTTAAAAATAAAAAAAATATACATTTTTCAATTTTAAATAAAATTCATTTTTATAAAAATTTAACTTTTAAAAAATTTCATGGAAATTTAAATTTTGTAATTATTGATCAAAAAATAGTTTATCTAAATTCTCTTTTACTTACAGAAAAAAATGATCTATTTTCAAAAAATGGATTTATGTTTAATAGTGGTTTTAAATTAAAAAATAATTCAGTAAATTATTTTAATTCCCTTTTTAATTATTTTTTTAGTTTTAAAAATTTAGAATTAGCAGCTAAAAGAAATCAAGAGTTATTAAAATTAAAAACAACAGAAAATTTTATAAATAATTCTAATAATATTCAATTTTATATGAATGGAATTTTTATAAATGATTCTTATTATAAAAGTTTTATTAATTTAATAAATAGTTCCAATACTTCAATTGATTTGATTGTTCCGAATTTATTTTTGCTAAATGATTTTAAAAATTTATTAATTGATGTACTAAAAAGAAACATAAAATTAAGAATAATTGTTTCAGAAACTGAGAATAAATCTTTAAAGACAAAATTAAGCCGTTTATATGAACAAGAAATAATTTCACTTGGAGGAGAAATTTTTAAATTAAAAAATTCAGGTATTAATACAATCTTGTTAATAATTGATAATAAATTAATCTCTTTTTCAACATCAAATTTTAAATATGATTCAATATTTGATAATCTTAACATCTATTTAATATCAGATTCAAAAGAAATGATTACAAAAGCCAATTTATTTTTAAATAATTATTTAAAAATTTCATATAAAGAAACATCAAATTATCTTAAATGATCAATATTTAAACAATTTTGATATAAAATTGTTATTTTATTTTATCCTTTTTTATAAAAAAGTTATTTCAAAATATGAATTTATTATATAATTATTTTAGTGGTGCGAGTGTAGTATAGCGGCTATTATGTCTGGCTTCCAACCAGAAGATGAGGGTTCGATTCCCTTCACTCGCTCCATTTTTTTTATTAAAAAAGCAAAATTTTTAATTTATAATTGTTTTTGTAAATAATATAAATAAGTCTTTTAGAAAAGGATTATCTCTTTAATTTATATGGAAAAATTATTAAAAGGAATAGCAGCATCAGAAGGTATTGCTATTGCAAAAGTCTATAAACTAGAAAAAGCAAAATTAAATATAAAAAAAATATTAATTAATGATTTTCAAAAAGAAATAACAAAATTAGAAGAAGCTTTAATAAAAGCGAAAGAACAAATAAATAATTTAAAATTAAAGGCATTAAAAAAATTAGGTGAGGAAAAAGCTGCAATTTTTGATGCACATTTAGGAATATTATTAGATCCAGAATTAAAAGAACAAGTTTTTAATATGATTAAAAATGAAAAAATAAATGCCTCTTATGCATTTTTAATCATATCTAAAAATTTTCAAGAATTATTTGCACAAATGAATGATCCTTATATGAAAGAAAGAGCATCTGATATAAAAGATGTTTCTGAACGTGTTCTTTCTATTTTAGAAGGAAAAGAAATCAAAGATTTAAGTTTAATAAATCAAGAGGTTATAATTTTAGCACACGATTTAACTCCTTCTGAAACTTCACAACTTAATCCAAAATTTGTAAAAGGTTTTGTTACAGAAATAGGAGGGAAAACTTCACATTCAGCAATTATGGCAAGAACTTTACAAATTCCTGCAATTGTTGGTATTGGTGATGAAATTTTTAAATTTAAAGATCAAAGTCAAATTTTAATTGATGGAACAGACGGAATATTAATTTGTCATCCTGATCAAAAAACAAAAAAACTTTATCAAACAAAAAAAGAACAAGAATTAATTTTTAAAAAAGAAGAAAAGACATTTAAAAATAAATCTTCACAATCAAAAGATGGTTGAAAAACAAAAATTGCTGCAAATATTGGATCACCAGATGATTTAGTTAGTTATCATAATTTTGGAGCAGAAGGAATTGGATTATTTCGTAGTGAATTCTTATATATGGAATCAGAAAATTGACCAACTGAAGATGAACAATTCAATGCTTATAAAAAGGTATTACAAGATTTAAAATCTAATCTTACTGTAATTAGAACACTTGATATAGGTGGAGATAAAACTCTAAAATATTATCAATTTCCCAAAGAAATGAATCCTTTTTTGGGATACAGAGCAATAAGAGTTCAATTAGATCAAAAGAAATTATTAATTACACAAGCGAGAGCTTTGCTTAGAGCTTCGGCTTATGGAAATTTAGGAATTAATCTTCCAATGATTGCTACTGTAGATGAATTTTTGGAAGTTAAAGAAGTTTTTAAAAAAGTTGAAAATGATTTGAAAAAAGAAGGTATAAAAATAGGAAAATATCAATTAGGAATTATGGTGGAGATTCCTTCTACTGTAATTCTTGCAGATAAATTTGCTAAATATTCAGATTTTTTTTCAATTGGAACAAATGATTTAATTCAATATACTTTTGCTGTTGATCGAATGTCTAAATCTGTTTCATATCTTTATCAACCATTTAATCCTGCAATTTTAAAATCAATCAAAACAGTAATTGATAGTTCGCATAAATATAATAAATGAACAGCAATTTGCGGAGAAATGGCAAGTGAAGAAAAATTAGCACCTTTATTTGTTGGAATGGGACTTGATGAATTTTCAATGTCAGCAACATCTGTTCTTAAAATAAGAAGAATAATTTCAAAAGTTGATAAAAAAGATGCTGAAAAATTAGTAGAAAAAGTTCTTAATTTAGAAACATCACAACAAGTAGAAAAAATTCTTACTGATTATCTAAATAAAATTTTATAATAATCAAGAAATTATATAAAGATTATATATAATTTAATGTGTATTACATTATTTTTGTAATGGAGGAAGAATATGTTTTTTTGAAAAAAGAAACAACTTAATGAAAATGAATTAGAAATTCTTTCACCCTGTGAAGGAAAAGTAAAAGATCTTGCAAAAGTAGATGATGCAGTTTTTGCTGAAAAAATGACAGGTGATGGAATTGCTATTATTCCTAAAAATGGAAAAATTTTAGCTCCTTTTAAAGGAAAAATGCAAGTTGTATTTGAAACTGGTCATGCTTATGGAATTAAAAGTGATTTAGGACCAGAAGCATTAGTTCATATTGGGATTGATACTGTTGCTTTAAATGGACAAGGTTTTACTAAGAAAGTATCACAAGGAAAATCAGTAAAAGCATTAGCTGAAATAGCTGAAGTAGATCTTAAAGTCATAAATGAACTTTCTAAAGGATCAGATGTTATTGTAATTTTAACAGATGATTCATTAGAAGGAAAATGAAAATTAGAAATGGTTGTAAAACCAGGTGATGAAGTAAAAGCAGGAGATTTGTTATTCAAAGCAATTAAAAAAGAACAATAGGAAATTTACACATATGGAAATAAAAATTAAAATAATAGATCCTATCGGATTACATGCTCGTCCTGCATCAATTGTTGTTCAACAAGCAAGTAAATTTAAATCAAATATTAAATTAATTGCAAACGGAAAAGAAGCAAATTTAAAGTCTATTATGTCTATTATGGCATTAGGTGTTAAAACTAATACAGAAATTACAATCATTGCTGATGGTAACGATGCAAAAGAAGCATTAGAAAAAATTAAAAAAACAATGCAAGAAAATAAATTAATTTAAATAATTTATAAAAATAGAGGATCAAATCCTCTATTTTTATTTAAATAATGTTATGATATTAAAGTAATAAATTTGTTAATATAAACACTATTATGGTTGAAGAAAAGAAAGGAACTAAAAATGCCTACTATAAATCAATTAGTTCGTAAAGGAAGAGATAATAAAGTTAAGAAAACAAAAACTCCTGCCTTGCAAATAAGAAAAAACACTTTAAAAAATAAAGAAGTAAAAAAATCATCACCACAAATGAGAGGGGTTGCAATTCGTGTTGCAACAATGACTCCAAAAAAACCTAATTCAGCATTGAGAAAATATGCAAGAGTTCGTCTTTCCAATGGCGAGGAAGTAAATGTTTATATTCCTGGGGAAAAACATAATTTACAAGAACACTCAGTAGTTTTAATTAAAGGTGGAAAAGTAAAAGATTTACCTGGAATTAGATATCGTGTAATTAGAGGAACTTTAGATACTTCTGGTGTTGAAAATCGAAAACAAAGTCGCTCACTTTATGGAGCAAAAAAACCAAAAGATAATAAAAAATAAGGAGAGAATTTATGTCAAGAAAATCGCAAGCACCAAAACGTGATGTTTTACCAGATCCAATTTATAATTCAAAAAATATAACTAAATTAGTAAATAATATAATGCTTGATGGTAAGAAAGCAAAAGCAGAAAAAATTTTATATAATGCTTTTAAGATTATTGAAAAAGAAACAAATAAAAAAGCAATGGATATTTTTAATAAAGCACTAGATAATATAATGCCTACCTTAGAATTAAAAGTTAGAAGGATAGGTGGAGCAAATTATCAAATTCCTGTTCCTGTAAATGAAAGAAGAAGAAAAATCTTAGCTTTACGTTGATTAACAAATTATGCTCGTCTGCGCAATGAAAAAACAATGGAAGAAAGATTAGCTCATGAAATAATTGCTGCATCAAAAAATGAAGGTGCAACAATTAAGAAAAAACAAGATACACATAAAATGGCGGAAGCAAATAAAGCATTTGCTCATTTTAGATGATAATAAATTGATTTTTTAAGTTTAAATAAGAGGAGAAATATTTATATGGTAAAGCGAAAAGAACCAATTGAAAAATTTAGAAATATTGGAATAATGGCTCATATTGATGCTGGAAAAACAACAACAACTGAGCGAGTTTTATTTCATTCGGGTAAAGTTCATAAAATTGGCGAAACTCATGATGGACAATCGCAAATGGATTGAATGGAGCAAGAAAAAGAACGTGGAATAACAATTACTTCTGCTGCTACTACAGCTTCATGAAAAGGATATCGTATTAACATTATTGATACACCTGGACACGTTGATTTTACAGTAGAAGTAGAAAGATCTCTTCGTGTTCTTGATGGTGCTGTTGCTGTTCTTGATGGACAAGCAGGAGTTGAACCACAAACAGAAACAGTTTGACGACAAGCAACAAATTATTTAGTTCCAAGAATTGTTTTTGTAAATAAAATGGATAAAATAGGTGCTGATTTTTTTTATTCTGTAGAAAGTTTAAGAAAAAAATTAGGAGCAAAAGTAGCTGCAATTCATGTTCCAATTGGAAAAGAAGATACTTTTGAAGGATTTGTTGATGTAATTGAAAAAAAAGGATATCTTTTTGATCATAAACCGGAAGAGTTATTCAAGGAAATTGAAATTCCTGAAAATTTAAAATTAGATGTAGAAAAAACATATAATAGACTATTAGAAGAAATTTCTGAATTTGATGATAATCTTATGCTTAAGTTTTTAGATGGAAAAGAAATTACAAAAGAAGAAATTTATAAAACAATTCGTAAAGGTGTAATA
This genomic interval carries:
- a CDS encoding DNA integrity scanning protein DisA nucleotide-binding domain protein → METEFWILAVLIIIFTTIPWLIFYFQNSSFLKRKIKHQTNEEEKINVIQSIDLAVESLIADKKGATIVLDDYDDVEKYVADFEYLDAYVSSSLIINIFEGTHTPLHDGALIINNNRIKSAAAYISRLSSQKLPKKFGTRHRSALGLSEATNAIIIVLSEETQNIHFFYHGDYEKIERKEFFEKIYKIWIEQKEV
- a CDS encoding purine-nucleoside phosphorylase; its protein translation is MTAHNEAKKEDIAKIVLMAGDPLRASFFAKKYLKNYKLVNSLRGMLTFTGYINDLKVTVMGHGMGMESIGIYAYELYKFYDVDIIIRFGSCGGYIKELNLFDLIIAEKAYSESNYGLGFNNEINDTMEASRDLVEKAILASQKLKFMQKTKIGKIHSSLWFYTEGFKTQIKDYVDKKIIAVEMESYALYLIAKTLNKKALTILTVSDNLITKKEIKGIERQKGFIDMFELLKEIVTNLN
- a CDS encoding magnesium transporter; its protein translation is MENKNKLILKAIEKYYKEGDFKKINHLVSDIHPNLFYDYFIKHTNWKEEDYIIFLENLKAEYASKLFSNFSKNYQLNLIDVLSDDTLKKIFSEYYIDEAVDLLEEYPYEKTRYIINLLEEKEAKKIIDIFKYKKYQIGFHMVVDFVAIKQNLTIKEAKNDIKNKVKKSLEIIGNIFVLDEEEKLVGYITPDSIIVEANDKKVSDFLMPIDFIYPIDKINKAEKILAKFDVPSVPVVDQEQKIVGVIEAEDVIEMYDEIDDAFFEVPKEKYGSKAYFDLKIIDLFKSRIVWLLVLLFIGILSQVIVMEFQNIWEANGIYGSTSSDATAVIISQIVTLALFTALSASSSINDSAGNSGSQTSSTIIRSIAIGEIEEKDFGRAIWKETKVAFYLGLAMLVASFFRIFFVWWIVGSLRDIPSEATELGWSEGKVWSWYIIIALIASVTFFLAILIGNLIGVLLPIIAYKFNSDGTLISGPLQTTVVDIVVVTLYLGLTTAIFVPLSQSGYFDVDTTTNVVSNFSSISNFGQFISFQI
- a CDS encoding phospholipase D-like domain-containing protein — protein: MKQKINYYKFLTYFHYLISLLLLVLLIVSFIFWVYIGAILILIYYLFNLYYFIFDISFSDLNYQDKRIWFIILLFLPGTGSYLFLIFKKNSDKKFIEKQNISIIKNGWSENDDFFFKKDNLNLVKQKIFNSKIENFILEKDLFFINDKSKEIDFFISEIKKAKKEICLFLSSLDYGIVWKKIEEELFLKLEKNENFQIIFLLDYFAINSNNKKIIEKFKNKKNIHFSILNKIHFYKNLTFKKFHGNLNFVIIDQKIVYLNSLLLTEKNDLFSKNGFMFNSGFKLKNNSVNYFNSLFNYFFSFKNLELAAKRNQELLKLKTTENFINNSNNIQFYMNGIFINDSYYKSFINLINSSNTSIDLIVPNLFLLNDFKNLLIDVLKRNIKLRIIVSETENKSLKTKLSRLYEQEIISLGGEIFKLKNSGINTILLIIDNKLISFSTSNFKYDSIFDNLNIYLISDSKEMITKANLFLNNYLKISYKETSNYLKWSIFKQFWYKIVILFYPFL
- the ptsP gene encoding phosphoenolpyruvate--protein phosphotransferase — protein: MEKLLKGIAASEGIAIAKVYKLEKAKLNIKKILINDFQKEITKLEEALIKAKEQINNLKLKALKKLGEEKAAIFDAHLGILLDPELKEQVFNMIKNEKINASYAFLIISKNFQELFAQMNDPYMKERASDIKDVSERVLSILEGKEIKDLSLINQEVIILAHDLTPSETSQLNPKFVKGFVTEIGGKTSHSAIMARTLQIPAIVGIGDEIFKFKDQSQILIDGTDGILICHPDQKTKKLYQTKKEQELIFKKEEKTFKNKSSQSKDGWKTKIAANIGSPDDLVSYHNFGAEGIGLFRSEFLYMESENWPTEDEQFNAYKKVLQDLKSNLTVIRTLDIGGDKTLKYYQFPKEMNPFLGYRAIRVQLDQKKLLITQARALLRASAYGNLGINLPMIATVDEFLEVKEVFKKVENDLKKEGIKIGKYQLGIMVEIPSTVILADKFAKYSDFFSIGTNDLIQYTFAVDRMSKSVSYLYQPFNPAILKSIKTVIDSSHKYNKWTAICGEMASEEKLAPLFVGMGLDEFSMSATSVLKIRRIISKVDKKDAEKLVEKVLNLETSQQVEKILTDYLNKIL
- a CDS encoding PTS sugar transporter subunit IIA, with product MFFWKKKQLNENELEILSPCEGKVKDLAKVDDAVFAEKMTGDGIAIIPKNGKILAPFKGKMQVVFETGHAYGIKSDLGPEALVHIGIDTVALNGQGFTKKVSQGKSVKALAEIAEVDLKVINELSKGSDVIVILTDDSLEGKWKLEMVVKPGDEVKAGDLLFKAIKKEQ
- a CDS encoding HPr family phosphocarrier protein, which translates into the protein MEIKIKIIDPIGLHARPASIVVQQASKFKSNIKLIANGKEANLKSIMSIMALGVKTNTEITIIADGNDAKEALEKIKKTMQENKLI
- the rpsL gene encoding 30S ribosomal protein S12 — its product is MPTINQLVRKGRDNKVKKTKTPALQIRKNTLKNKEVKKSSPQMRGVAIRVATMTPKKPNSALRKYARVRLSNGEEVNVYIPGEKHNLQEHSVVLIKGGKVKDLPGIRYRVIRGTLDTSGVENRKQSRSLYGAKKPKDNKK
- the rpsG gene encoding 30S ribosomal protein S7, producing the protein MSRKSQAPKRDVLPDPIYNSKNITKLVNNIMLDGKKAKAEKILYNAFKIIEKETNKKAMDIFNKALDNIMPTLELKVRRIGGANYQIPVPVNERRRKILALRWLTNYARLRNEKTMEERLAHEIIAASKNEGATIKKKQDTHKMAEANKAFAHFRW